A genomic window from Haladaptatus caseinilyticus includes:
- a CDS encoding DUF2110 family protein gives MVVLATKVYVSGDAKRRALDGLESLVGNALGDLDVEYDIGVRHDDFVSVTVEGDDEVVARNVLAEEWGEITPNLRDGETFIGTLESWDEDGIVLDAGQEVRIPAAELGLGPGKPTQIVERFGLVQHLPMRFVYGEDEPSRLADEERDRLFDWTRGTGRVNVNSATRGEVRATVNRAGHAQDIVTVERLGVLEQSIICTENTDPPGLLSSIGGYIPAEIRCVIP, from the coding sequence ATGGTCGTTCTCGCAACCAAAGTGTACGTGAGTGGTGACGCAAAACGTCGGGCGCTCGACGGACTCGAATCGCTCGTCGGGAACGCCCTCGGCGATTTGGACGTGGAGTACGACATCGGCGTCCGTCACGACGATTTCGTTTCGGTTACGGTGGAGGGGGACGACGAAGTCGTCGCCCGGAACGTCCTCGCCGAGGAGTGGGGAGAAATCACGCCAAATCTCCGGGACGGAGAAACCTTCATCGGAACGCTCGAATCGTGGGACGAGGACGGAATCGTTCTCGACGCTGGACAGGAGGTTCGAATTCCGGCGGCCGAACTCGGACTCGGCCCCGGAAAGCCGACGCAAATCGTCGAGCGGTTCGGACTGGTACAACACCTCCCGATGCGGTTCGTCTACGGCGAGGACGAACCATCCCGCCTGGCCGACGAGGAGCGCGACCGCCTGTTCGACTGGACGCGCGGCACCGGACGCGTGAACGTCAACAGTGCGACACGCGGTGAGGTTCGTGCGACGGTCAATCGCGCCGGACACGCCCAGGACATCGTGACGGTCGAACGTCTCGGCGTCCTTGAACAGAGCATCATCTGTACGGAAAACACCGACCCGCCGGGACTGCTCTCTAGCATCGGCGGGTACATTCCCGCCGAGATTCGCTGCGTAATTCCATGA
- the tfe gene encoding transcription factor E, translated as MAFEDLLSDPVIQKYLHELVGPKGMPVAAAPPDGEVTDEELAEELDLELNDVRRALFILYENDLATYRRLRDEDSGWLTYLWTFEYDKIPENLEEEMYRLLEALEQRQEYERNHEFYLCEICSLRFEFGEAMDFGFECPECGSPLESMENSMLVESMEERIEELEGELNVEVLGA; from the coding sequence ATGGCTTTCGAGGACCTGCTAAGCGACCCGGTGATTCAGAAGTACCTCCACGAACTAGTCGGGCCGAAGGGCATGCCGGTTGCCGCCGCGCCCCCGGACGGTGAGGTCACCGACGAAGAACTCGCGGAGGAACTCGACCTCGAACTCAACGACGTTCGCAGGGCGCTGTTCATCCTCTACGAGAACGACCTCGCGACGTATCGTCGCCTCCGGGATGAGGACTCGGGGTGGCTCACCTACCTGTGGACCTTCGAATACGACAAGATTCCGGAGAACTTAGAGGAGGAGATGTACCGCCTATTGGAAGCGCTGGAACAGCGCCAGGAGTACGAGCGAAACCACGAGTTCTATCTCTGTGAGATCTGTTCCCTCCGATTCGAGTTCGGCGAGGCGATGGACTTCGGCTTCGAGTGTCCCGAATGTGGTTCCCCGCTCGAATCGATGGAGAATTCGATGCTCGTCGAATCGATGGAAGAACGCATCGAGGAACTCGAAGGCGAACTCAACGTCGAGGTACTCGGTGCATAA
- a CDS encoding tRNA (cytidine(56)-2'-O)-methyltransferase translates to MQNEPEVTVVRLGHRPGRDERMTTHVGLTARALGADRVVLPDNAGKSRDTIADITERFGGPFDVELSDSQKALIRNWKGAVVHLTMYGERVQDVEREIRAAQSDDPLLVVVGAEKVSFDVYEAADWNVGVTNQPHSEVAGLAVFLDRLFDGRELDREWADAEQRVIPTETGKRVEPVGEE, encoded by the coding sequence ATGCAAAACGAACCCGAGGTCACCGTCGTGCGTCTCGGCCACCGCCCCGGCCGTGACGAGCGAATGACCACACACGTCGGACTGACGGCCCGAGCGTTGGGTGCGGACCGAGTGGTGCTTCCCGACAACGCGGGAAAATCGCGCGACACGATCGCGGACATCACGGAGCGATTCGGTGGGCCGTTCGATGTCGAACTGTCGGACAGTCAGAAGGCACTCATCCGAAACTGGAAGGGGGCCGTCGTCCACCTGACGATGTATGGAGAGCGAGTGCAGGACGTAGAGCGCGAGATTCGAGCGGCGCAGAGTGACGATCCGCTTCTCGTCGTCGTCGGTGCCGAAAAGGTCTCGTTCGACGTGTACGAGGCCGCGGATTGGAACGTCGGCGTGACGAACCAACCACATTCGGAGGTCGCCGGACTGGCCGTCTTTTTGGATCGGTTGTTCGACGGTCGGGAACTCGACAGGGAGTGGGCGGATGCGGAACAACGAGTGATTCCCACGGAGACGGGAAAGCGAGTCGAACCGGTCGGCGAAGAGTAA
- a CDS encoding Na+/H+ antiporter NhaC family protein codes for MPSETYGLISLLPALIAIVLTLVSRQALLSLFAGIWLGATILAGWNPIAGAARSLEFVVANVTASFNVKLLLFTFLIGAMLGMIFLSGGMKSVADAIVKRVRTSRQAQLGTSILGMTIFFDSYASTMISGSVMRPVTDRFDVSREKLAYILDSTTAPTASIAVVSTWLGFEVGLIQQQFDSLGIQRNAFVVFIQSIPFRFYSLFALVLVFVVVLTDWDFGPMQAAERRARNEGKLLRDDANPLMETQASDIETPDHVDPRWWYFVSPIVVLVFVTVFSLWFTGGGIGKTQSTLANAEGLFGYISAVLGAFSNSLKDANTANAILWAAFAGCGTILAILAGHARIELDKVSDSIFEGFKMVMFPVAILSLAWSIGSVSERLGVGDYIVSISQGIITPELLPAVVFLSAAIISFCIGTSWGTMGILFPVAVPLAHTIGSPIAMAIGAILTGSLFGDHCSPISDTTVMSSMFAASDHVDHVNTQIPYAALAAVIATMAFLVSGYTGLPVGVTLALGVALLVGATYFLSEYVGVTDEVGVAQVFE; via the coding sequence ATGCCAAGTGAGACATATGGATTGATAAGTCTGCTTCCGGCACTGATCGCTATCGTACTGACGCTCGTATCACGGCAAGCGCTGCTGTCGCTGTTTGCCGGGATTTGGCTGGGCGCGACGATCCTTGCCGGGTGGAATCCCATCGCAGGTGCGGCCCGCAGTCTGGAGTTCGTCGTGGCGAACGTCACCGCGTCGTTCAACGTCAAACTGCTCCTGTTTACGTTCCTCATCGGTGCGATGCTTGGAATGATTTTCCTCTCCGGTGGGATGAAATCGGTCGCCGACGCCATCGTCAAGCGGGTCCGGACGAGTCGGCAAGCGCAACTCGGCACTTCGATTCTGGGGATGACCATCTTTTTCGACTCCTACGCCAGTACGATGATTTCGGGATCGGTGATGCGCCCCGTCACCGACCGCTTCGACGTGAGTCGGGAAAAACTGGCGTACATTCTCGATTCGACGACTGCACCGACCGCGAGTATTGCCGTCGTATCGACGTGGCTGGGATTCGAAGTGGGACTCATCCAACAGCAGTTCGATTCGCTGGGAATCCAACGAAACGCATTCGTGGTGTTCATCCAGTCGATTCCGTTCCGGTTCTACAGTCTGTTCGCGTTGGTGCTCGTGTTCGTCGTCGTCCTCACCGACTGGGATTTCGGCCCCATGCAGGCCGCCGAACGCCGTGCCCGTAACGAGGGAAAACTACTTCGTGACGACGCCAACCCCCTGATGGAGACACAGGCGAGCGACATCGAAACGCCCGATCACGTGGACCCTCGGTGGTGGTACTTCGTTTCTCCAATCGTCGTCCTCGTGTTCGTCACCGTGTTCAGCCTCTGGTTCACCGGCGGCGGTATCGGAAAGACGCAGTCGACCCTCGCCAATGCGGAGGGACTGTTCGGCTACATTTCGGCAGTACTCGGGGCGTTCAGTAATTCGCTGAAGGACGCGAATACGGCAAACGCCATCCTCTGGGCGGCGTTCGCGGGGTGTGGAACGATTCTTGCTATCCTCGCCGGGCACGCTCGTATCGAACTCGACAAAGTCAGCGATTCCATCTTCGAGGGCTTCAAGATGGTGATGTTCCCGGTCGCAATCCTCTCGCTGGCGTGGAGTATCGGCTCCGTCAGCGAACGGTTGGGCGTCGGTGACTATATCGTCAGCATCTCACAGGGAATCATCACTCCCGAACTGCTACCCGCAGTCGTCTTCCTGAGCGCCGCCATCATCAGCTTCTGCATCGGAACGTCGTGGGGGACGATGGGAATTCTGTTCCCAGTCGCCGTCCCGCTCGCACACACCATTGGCTCCCCGATCGCGATGGCTATCGGCGCCATCCTGACCGGGTCGCTGTTCGGCGACCACTGTTCGCCCATCAGCGATACCACCGTCATGTCGAGCATGTTCGCCGCGAGCGACCACGTAGACCACGTCAACACGCAGATACCATATGCGGCCTTGGCCGCTGTAATCGCGACGATGGCGTTCCTCGTTAGCGGCTACACCGGTCTTCCCGTCGGTGTCACCCTCGCCCTTGGCGTTGCACTGCTGGTCGGTGCGACGTACTTCCTCTCGGAATACGTCGGTGTGACGGACGAGGTTGGCGTCGCCCAAGTGTTCGAATAG
- a CDS encoding NAD-dependent epimerase/dehydratase family protein yields MQLSGKRVLVTGGAGLVGSQMVEDLVAENDVVVADDLSNGIRSSIPDDAEFVQADLTDETRVADVITDDLDAVFHFAAADKYVNTDDPRPQFEENGEMTYNILERMDEVGVTNFVFTSSSTVYGEAPRPTPEDYAPLEPISIYGSAKLSEEALLSTFAHSYDFTVWNFRFANIVGPRFGAGVVPDFVEKLDDNSDVLTILGNGLQEKSYMHVTECTEAIRYVVENADDAMNTYNLGTKTTTSVNAIADIVADVMGLDPEYEYTGGDRGWTGDVPKMRLSIEKLSALGWQPAQSSDDAVRRAAEQLYERLE; encoded by the coding sequence ATGCAACTTTCCGGTAAACGAGTGCTCGTAACCGGCGGTGCCGGACTCGTCGGGTCACAGATGGTCGAAGATCTCGTCGCGGAGAACGACGTCGTCGTCGCGGACGATCTCTCCAACGGAATCCGGTCCTCCATTCCCGACGATGCGGAGTTCGTACAGGCCGATTTAACCGACGAAACGCGGGTCGCCGACGTTATCACCGACGACTTGGACGCCGTTTTTCACTTCGCCGCGGCGGACAAATACGTCAACACGGACGACCCGCGCCCGCAGTTCGAGGAGAACGGCGAGATGACGTACAACATCCTCGAACGAATGGACGAGGTTGGTGTCACGAACTTCGTCTTTACCTCCTCTTCGACGGTGTACGGCGAGGCTCCGCGGCCGACGCCGGAGGATTACGCCCCCCTTGAACCCATCAGTATCTACGGTTCGGCGAAGCTCTCGGAGGAAGCACTCCTATCGACGTTCGCCCACTCCTACGATTTCACGGTATGGAACTTCCGCTTTGCAAACATCGTCGGCCCGCGGTTCGGCGCCGGCGTCGTCCCGGACTTCGTCGAGAAGCTGGACGACAACTCCGACGTGCTCACGATTCTCGGCAACGGACTGCAGGAGAAGTCGTACATGCACGTCACCGAATGTACCGAGGCGATTCGCTACGTCGTAGAGAACGCCGACGACGCGATGAACACCTACAACCTCGGGACGAAAACGACTACCTCGGTCAACGCCATCGCCGACATCGTGGCTGATGTGATGGGACTCGACCCGGAATACGAGTACACCGGCGGTGATCGCGGATGGACCGGTGACGTACCGAAGATGCGTCTCTCCATCGAAAAACTGTCCGCACTCGGTTGGCAACCCGCCCAGAGTAGCGACGACGCAGTTCGTCGGGCAGCAGAGCAGCTGTACGAAAGACTGGAGTAA
- a CDS encoding BsuPI-related putative proteinase inhibitor — protein sequence MTLESDVTATSSDGNVEFELTVRNPGDDTVDVTFRSGLKADFAVLEDDAEIWRASDGRMFTQALQSETFDPGERRTFSGGWADPTPGYYTVVATLDIIEEDVEARTDFSV from the coding sequence ATGACGCTCGAAAGCGATGTGACGGCGACGTCCAGCGACGGAAACGTCGAGTTCGAACTGACGGTTCGAAATCCCGGGGACGACACAGTTGACGTTACCTTCCGGAGCGGACTCAAAGCGGATTTCGCAGTGCTAGAAGACGATGCCGAAATCTGGCGGGCAAGCGACGGACGGATGTTCACGCAAGCACTTCAGTCGGAGACTTTCGACCCCGGAGAACGAAGGACGTTTTCGGGAGGGTGGGCCGACCCCACGCCTGGCTACTACACAGTCGTTGCCACGCTCGATATCATCGAGGAAGACGTCGAAGCGCGAACCGATTTTTCGGTCTGA
- a CDS encoding S8 family peptidase, with translation MVPNSSDSTRRDVLKLAGGSLAVAGASGFAAAKPNDKVEVNIGFSSEGGRKAALNAANDVVREFNFDALTLRLPKKAATALEKRSDVRYVEENGTMHALAQTLPWGIDRVDAEVAHANGETGNGADIAIIDTGIDDGHPDLEANLGSGRAFTGGTSSNLWNDDNGHGTHCAGIANAVNNSQGVVGVSTEATLHAVKVLTASGSGSTSDVAKGIEYTADQGWDVGSLSLGGGESSTLKDACEYAASKGVLLVAAAGNDGPCTDCVGYPAAYDECIAVSSTNQSDGLSSFSSQGPEVEIAAPGSDIYSTYLEGTYNTLSGTSMACPHVSGAAAQLIANGQSASQARSQLKSTAEDIGLSSNESGSGLLDVAAALGLDSSDST, from the coding sequence ATGGTACCAAATTCCAGCGATTCCACGAGACGAGATGTGCTCAAGCTAGCCGGCGGTTCGCTCGCAGTCGCGGGCGCGAGCGGTTTCGCGGCAGCGAAGCCCAACGACAAGGTCGAAGTGAACATCGGATTCAGTTCCGAGGGTGGCCGCAAGGCGGCACTGAACGCCGCAAACGATGTCGTTCGTGAGTTCAATTTCGACGCGCTCACGCTTCGCCTCCCCAAGAAGGCGGCTACCGCACTCGAAAAGCGGAGCGACGTTCGCTACGTCGAGGAGAACGGAACGATGCACGCCCTCGCACAGACGCTTCCGTGGGGCATCGACCGCGTCGACGCGGAGGTTGCCCATGCGAACGGTGAGACCGGCAACGGTGCGGATATCGCCATCATCGACACCGGTATCGATGACGGCCATCCGGACTTGGAAGCCAACCTCGGATCCGGTCGAGCGTTCACTGGGGGAACTAGCAGCAACCTCTGGAACGACGACAACGGCCACGGCACCCACTGTGCCGGTATCGCCAACGCGGTGAACAACAGTCAAGGCGTCGTCGGCGTCTCGACGGAGGCGACCCTCCACGCCGTGAAGGTTCTCACCGCTTCCGGTTCCGGATCGACCTCGGACGTCGCAAAGGGTATCGAGTACACGGCCGACCAGGGATGGGACGTCGGCAGTCTCAGTCTCGGTGGCGGTGAGTCGAGTACCCTCAAGGATGCCTGTGAATACGCCGCAAGCAAAGGTGTGCTCCTCGTGGCCGCGGCCGGCAACGACGGACCGTGCACGGACTGTGTCGGGTATCCCGCCGCATACGACGAGTGTATCGCCGTCAGTTCGACGAACCAGAGCGACGGCCTCTCGTCGTTCTCCAGTCAGGGGCCGGAAGTCGAAATCGCCGCACCCGGCTCGGACATCTACTCGACGTATCTCGAAGGAACGTACAACACGCTCTCCGGAACGTCGATGGCGTGTCCACACGTCTCGGGCGCAGCGGCACAACTCATCGCCAACGGCCAGAGTGCGAGTCAGGCTCGAAGCCAGCTGAAATCCACTGCCGAAGACATCGGCCTGTCGAGTAACGAATCCGGCTCCGGCCTCCTCGACGTGGCCGCCGCACTCGGACTCGATTCCTCGGACAGCACGTAA
- a CDS encoding S8 family peptidase, with product MPRNKDGVSRRNVLKATGGAAAALSVTGFANAKPNDLVEVNVGFKSERGRTLARDAASDVIREFNFDALTIRVPKKAATALESNPNVRYVEDNGTMQALAETEPWGIERVDADVAHANGYLGGGADVAIIDTGIDSDHPDLQDYLGAGRAFVNCSSFYGECYYNWDDDNGHGTHCAGIAAANDNSQGVVGVGPNITLHAVKVLNYNGSGSYSDIAAGIEYVADQGWDVGSMSLGGSSGSSALRDACQYAQSSGVLLVGAAGNSGPCSDCVGYPAAYPEVMAVSSTNSSDGLSSFSSTGPEVEIAAPGSDIYSTYPDESYNTLSGTSMACPHVAGAGGQLMAQGYSNSGARSQLKNTAEDIGLSSNESGSGLLDVAASLGLDSSDDT from the coding sequence ATGCCACGCAACAAAGATGGTGTTTCGCGGCGAAACGTACTCAAGGCAACTGGTGGAGCAGCAGCAGCACTTTCGGTTACTGGTTTTGCAAACGCGAAGCCGAACGATTTGGTGGAGGTCAACGTCGGTTTCAAAAGCGAGCGTGGACGAACGCTTGCCCGCGACGCGGCAAGCGACGTGATTCGTGAGTTCAATTTCGATGCACTGACGATCCGTGTTCCGAAAAAGGCGGCAACCGCTTTAGAGAGCAACCCGAACGTTCGATACGTCGAAGACAACGGTACGATGCAGGCGCTCGCGGAAACCGAACCGTGGGGCATCGAACGCGTCGATGCGGACGTCGCTCACGCGAACGGTTATCTTGGCGGCGGGGCTGACGTCGCGATCATCGACACGGGTATCGATTCCGACCATCCCGACCTACAGGACTATCTCGGTGCCGGTAGAGCCTTCGTGAACTGTTCTTCGTTTTATGGTGAATGTTACTATAACTGGGACGACGACAACGGCCACGGCACCCACTGTGCCGGTATCGCGGCGGCCAACGACAACAGCCAAGGCGTCGTCGGTGTCGGGCCGAACATCACGCTCCACGCGGTCAAGGTGCTCAACTACAACGGTAGCGGATCGTACTCCGACATCGCCGCCGGTATCGAGTACGTCGCCGACCAGGGTTGGGATGTCGGGAGCATGAGCCTTGGCGGCTCGTCCGGTTCCTCGGCCCTCCGCGACGCTTGCCAGTACGCCCAGAGCAGTGGCGTCCTCCTCGTGGGTGCGGCAGGTAACTCGGGTCCATGTTCGGACTGTGTCGGCTATCCGGCCGCCTACCCCGAAGTGATGGCCGTCAGTTCGACGAACTCCAGCGACGGCCTCTCGTCGTTCTCCTCGACCGGTCCGGAAGTCGAAATCGCCGCACCCGGCTCGGACATCTACTCGACGTACCCCGACGAATCGTACAACACGCTCTCCGGAACGTCGATGGCGTGTCCACACGTCGCGGGCGCAGGAGGTCAGTTGATGGCGCAGGGCTACTCGAACTCCGGTGCACGTAGCCAGCTCAAGAACACGGCCGAAGATATCGGCCTGTCGAGTAACGAGTCCGGCTCCGGCCTCCTCGACGTGGCTGCTTCGCTCGGTCTCGACTCCAGCGACGACACGTAA
- a CDS encoding S8 family peptidase, which translates to MVRQAKTRRNVLKATGASIIALGGSGVTAGREELRELNVGFETASARQFALEASNEVVREFESIDAVTIRVPERAVAALENAPDVSYVEENGQMRALAETLPWGVDRVDADVAGTNGYTGAGADVAVIDTGIDADHPDLQANLGTGKTYHGSSWSDENGHGTHVAGTIAAVNNYSGVGSIAPGATLHAVKALDSSGVGSYSDIAAGIEWAADRGYDVINLSIGGSKSSTVENAVEYAYNQGSLLVGSAGGSGPCSGGCVGYPAAEPEVIAVSATNQSDDLSSFSSTGPEIELAAPGSDIYSTYYNDTYQTLSGTSMAAAHVSGAAAQVAAVGYSNTDARQRLRDTAEDLGLSGDEQGYGLVDVAAALGLNSSDN; encoded by the coding sequence ATGGTAAGACAAGCCAAGACACGGCGGAACGTACTGAAGGCGACAGGGGCATCGATCATCGCGCTCGGTGGAAGCGGCGTTACCGCCGGACGTGAGGAACTCCGAGAACTGAACGTTGGGTTCGAAACTGCATCCGCACGGCAGTTTGCACTCGAGGCGTCGAACGAAGTCGTTCGAGAGTTCGAATCCATCGACGCAGTGACTATTCGTGTACCGGAACGGGCGGTCGCCGCGCTCGAAAACGCGCCGGACGTCAGCTACGTCGAAGAAAACGGCCAAATGCGTGCTCTCGCCGAAACGCTCCCGTGGGGGGTCGACCGTGTCGACGCCGACGTCGCAGGGACGAACGGTTATACCGGAGCAGGAGCGGACGTGGCAGTCATCGATACGGGAATCGACGCGGACCATCCGGACCTGCAAGCGAACCTCGGGACCGGAAAGACCTATCACGGAAGTTCGTGGTCGGACGAGAACGGTCACGGAACGCACGTCGCTGGAACCATCGCTGCAGTCAACAACTACTCCGGTGTCGGTAGCATCGCACCCGGCGCGACCCTCCACGCGGTCAAAGCCTTGGACAGTTCCGGCGTCGGGTCATACTCCGATATCGCCGCCGGAATCGAATGGGCAGCGGATCGCGGCTACGACGTCATCAATTTGAGCATCGGTGGAAGCAAGTCCTCGACGGTGGAAAACGCCGTCGAATACGCCTACAATCAGGGATCCCTTCTCGTCGGTTCTGCAGGTGGTTCCGGACCGTGTAGCGGCGGTTGTGTCGGCTATCCGGCCGCGGAACCCGAAGTCATCGCGGTCAGTGCGACGAACCAAAGCGACGACCTCTCATCGTTCTCCTCGACCGGTCCGGAAATCGAACTCGCCGCCCCCGGTTCGGACATCTACTCGACGTACTACAACGATACGTATCAGACGCTTTCTGGTACATCGATGGCGGCGGCACACGTCTCGGGTGCGGCAGCACAGGTGGCCGCTGTGGGATACTCGAATACGGATGCACGCCAACGACTTCGCGACACCGCCGAGGACCTCGGCCTTTCCGGTGACGAACAGGGATACGGTCTCGTCGATGTGGCCGCCGCACTCGGTCTAAATTCGTCCGATAACTGA